CACCATCTCTCGGGTTACCACAGGCAAAGACCCGGCACTGCGTTTCGTATAATTCGAACCCACGACTGACATAAACTAGCGGTTAGCGCCCGCGTCGCCTCATGAGAGACTTGAGACGTTCGTTAAACTCCATCGCGGCATGATACCCCATGGCGCGAAGCTTCTGGTCCAGCGCTGCCACCTCAACCAGCGTAGCAAGATTGCGGCCCGGACGCACGGGTATCGTAACATGAGGCACCCGGATTTTCAAGATTTCGCAGTGCCCCTGATCCAACCCGATCCGATCCATTTCGAATCCCTCGCTCCATTCTTTCAGAGTGACGACCAGATCCAATCGTTTTTCCAACCGAATTCCTCTTACGCCATAGACGCTGGCCACATTGATAATACCAATTCCACGGACCTCCATATGAAAGCGCGTTTGCTCCGGGGCCGTGGCGACGAGCTCCCTTCCCTCCACACAACGAATCAAGGTTGCGTCGTCAGACACAAGGGTATGCCCTCGCTCTACCAAGGAAAGCACGCATTCACTTTTTCCGACTCCGCTCGATCCTTTGATGAGCACGCCAACCCCTTGGATGTCCACCATGCTTCCCTGTTCCAAGATTTGCGGCGCAAAATCCATCTCCAAGCAAATGGTAATGGCGTTAATCAGTCTCATGGTCTGCAGCGGCGACCGGAAAACGGCAATGGAATGCTTTTCTGCCTCCTCCAGAACGATGGGGGGAGCTGCTAGACTTCGTGCCAAAATCAAGCAGGGGATTTCCTTTTCAAAAAGCGCGCTTAAACGTTTCCGGCTTTCCTCGGGAGGCAACCCGTGAATGTAGGAATTTTCGGCCTTGCCAATGACCTGAACCCGGTGACGCGCGAAGTATTTAAAGTAACCCGCAAGGGCAAGCCCGGGACGGTTTACGGAACCCTCGCGGATTGTACGAGAAAGACCAGCTTTTCCCGCTAATAAGGAAAGATGAAGCTGCCGCCCGTGGTGCTCGTAGAACTGTCCGACGGTCACTTCAGGGACACGCCGGTAGGTTGGATGGGAAGCCGCAGGCATCAGAGGAAATTCACACGCTGTTTGTTCGCTTTCTTGCCTTTGGTAAAACGTAGTCCCACCAAGCGGGACTTCCACGCGATTTAGGGGTTGGGGGGGAACGCAAAAAAGAGAGGTCCTTCTTTGTGTTTGCATTGGGTTTACCCTTCTCCCAGCGGGACAATGCCTCCTGTAAGCCTCGTGCCTTGTCGAGCGTTTCCTTATATTCGGCCAGGGATTCGGAGTCAATCGTAATCCCGCTTCCAACCTGCAGCCACAGGTGGGTTCCATCCCACACCAAAATACGGATGCCCATGGTGAAGACCATCTCGCCCTGAAAACCGATCATCCCAAACGCCCCCGTATAGATGCCGCGGGGCGCTTGTTCGAGCTCTCGGATAATCTCCATTGCTCTCTTTTTGGGGGCACCTGTTACGGACCCACCGGGAAAACAGGCGCGCAAAATGTCGCCCACGCTAGTGCCCGGCCGCAGTTGCCCTTCGACAGTCGAAACTAGGTGGTGAACGAAGGCAAAGGACTCCAGCTCCGCTACTTTGGGTGCCCGGACAGTTCCCCATTGGCAGATGACTCCCAGATCGTTTCGTTCCAGATCTGTAATCATGATGAGCTCGGCGAGCTCTTTGGAATGGCTCGCCAGTTCTTCGGCGAGTCTTTGATCTTCTTCGGGGGTTTGTCCTCGAGGCCGGGTACCTTTAATCGGACGTGTGACGATGGAGGATCCCTCTACCCGAAGAAAAAGCTCCGGAGAGGCCGACAGGAGCACAAGCTTCGGTGTTTCAAAGAACGCGGCTCCGGGGGCAGGGTCACCAGCCAGAAGTTCCTCGAACAGCTCGTACGGGTTGCCGGAAAAGGGCGCGTGCATGCGGTGGGAAAGATTGACTTGGTAAATATCTCCAGATCGGATGTACTCGTGGGCCTGCTCCACCATCGTGATCCATCGCTTTGGAGAGATCTCAAGCTCCCACGAACCCGCCCGTCGGTCTTTGTGGTGGTGGCTGGCTTTTCGTTCTTGCCACCGGCAGGAACTCCCCGGGCACGGGACGCGACGAAGTTCTGGATAAATCCCAAACCAGAATTCCCCCTCGTAAGTAATGTAACCGACGGCGCCGCCCGAAAACAAAGGAGCTTCCTTCGGACCGACCGGCTCATAGCGCGCCAGAACGGCCCCGATCTCGTCCCAGTTTTCCCGCGTTCCGGCGAGGATTTCGACGGCACCTTCCCCCTCGAGAAACATCCCTGTGGCGTCCCAGGAGCGGAAAAGGACATAGTCGGTCATGGTCGGAACGAGGCAACCGCTTGGATCGGTTCTACGGGCGGCTCCGGTCCCACGACGGCCACACAAAGACGCCGATCCGAGGCTAGGTATCGACAGACATTCTGGACGGCTTCCGGGCCAACGGCCTCGATCGCTTTTTCATATTCCGCGGGGGTCCAAACCGATCCGTATCCCACCAGACTTTCTCCGACCCACAGCATCTGGTTGATCGTGCTCTCTAAGCCCAGGTACAGTTGCCCGATCACATATTCCTTGGCACGACGCAGCTCCGCTGAGCTCGGTGATTTCCGGCCTAGGGAAGCCACCACGCGTAAAATAAGTTGGAGAGCTTCTAGCGCCCGGTCCGTCTCGACCCCCGCCAGAATCGTAAGCGCACCCGTATCGGCAAAGTGGCAGGTACCGGAAGAGATGGAATAAGCAAGCCCGTGTTCCTCCCGGAGGATTTGGAAAAGCCGCGAGCTCATGTTTTCTCCCAGGATGACACTGGCGAGTTTGACGGCCAATCTCCGGGGATCGTGCCGGGAAACCCCGCGAAGCCCTATCGCTAGGTGGGTTTGTTCGACGGGCTTGGTAAGGCAAGCAACACCCGGCTTGGAGCGGCGGTCGCGAAAGACCGGATAGCTGCGCCGAACGGGCTTTCTGCGGGAAGAGGCTCGTTTGAGCACGAAGTCCACAACTTTCCCCGGATCGATGTTGCCGGCCACGACGACGTACAACCTTCCCTGGGCGTAGTACTTTTTCCAATGGGCCACCAGGTCTTTTCTCCCTATCTGGGCCACTGTCTCCGGGAAGCCCGTAATGGGTCGGCCCAGGGGGTGGTCTGGCCATAGCAGGGAGTTAAGCAGTTCCTGGGCCCGCTGGGCGGGTTGATCCTCGTACATCTTGATTTCTTCAAGGATGACCCCTCGCTCTTTTTCGATTTCGTCGGCCGGAAACGTGGGATTGTCCACCATGTCAAAAAGGACATCGAGCAATAGTTCCGCATGTTTTGCGCCGGCCGCTGCGTAGCAGCACGTCATCTCTTCCCCGGTAAATCCGTCGAGGTAGCCTCCGACACCTTCGATTTCCCGGGAAATCTGCCTGGCGGTTCGCTTTCGGGTCCCTTTAAAAAGCAGGTGTTCCACGAAGTGGGAAATCCCCGAAAGGGTTGCCCTCTCGTGGCGACTACCCACGGCAAGCCATAAACCGGCGCACACGCTTTCCACGTGAGGCATGGTGGCCAGGGCAACGTGGAGGCATCCATTGCAAGCGACGGTCTTGTAGTTCACCGGCCAAGCTTCCTCGAAACGAGGGGGCCTGTCAACGGGTCGACGCGTCTTTTGCAGCCCAAGCCGGCAATCTGCGGAGGGAGTCACCGGGGACCACGGTGTCTTCACAAAGAAAAAAGAACCTATTTACTAAGGAAGAGAAATTACCCTGTAAGAAATCTAAGGGCATTTTGTCTTTCTCTTATTTCGCTTTCTTCCGTTTTTCAGCTTTTTTCCTCGGCGCCTATGGGGCCCATACCAGCCAAGACCCGCGGTATCCCAAAAAAGCTGCGAAGAGGAAAAAAGGCTCTTGGAAAAAAGGCTCTTTTCGAGCTTTGGCGGTCCTGCCACCACCTAAGTACGGTCTGCCTCTTAGGCCACCGGCTTTTAGCCTGCCGAAAGGTCTTACGAGTCCCTGGTGGAGTTGCCCGTTCGATTTTCTCCCCGGAATCGGGCTCCCGGTGTTCTTGCGTCTTATCCTGGCGGGCCTTGGTGGCTAACGGGCCGGCGGCCCGTTGTTAAGGGGATTGTAAGAGTTAAGAGGATTGCTTAAGACAAGCGTGGCAGCGCTAGAAAAACACTTTTTCGATGTCTTTCCACAACCTCACGGGGAAAAGAGAAGGCCACAGGCAGGGCCCGCAGTAGCCCCGTCCCATGGCCATCGTAAACGGCTTGGCGTCCGCCGCCGGCAACACCCTTTGCCGGCTGTTGCCGAAGGCAAGTCGGCTTCCTAGTGGGCCGAAGCCTTCTGCGCGGACTCGGCTTCGTCCTCCTCGCGCGAACTTCCGGCCTGGAACTCTTTGGTGAGGCTCTGGGCTAGGTTATCCAGAGCTTTGAGTTGTTCAGGCGAAGGTGGGCGGAGGCGTTTGAGAAAGACAAAGTCCCCGCTGGCCATGACCACAAACTGGTCGCCAGGCTTAAGCCCCCGTTCCTTCCGGATGTGATCGGGTATTACGATTTGTCCCTTTGAGGATAGCTGTGTGGTCCCAATGACTCTCATGGCAGGCCTTCTTACTCGATGTAGTATTATTTTTTCCCCTTCTTCTGCTTTCCCGCTTACCGCATCGACGGCGAGCGCAATGCAGTTTGCATGCCAAACATGCCTTTTTCGCCTACATTTTGCATAATTGTAACAACGAGGCAAGGAGAATTTTCTTAGTCGCTTTTTTTCTTTAAGGATTTGGCTAAGTAAGAAGAAGGGTTCGTTCCACGAAAATGGTATCCGCCTGATCCTTTAGGCAAAATGCGCAAGGAATTTTCTTCGTTCGACCTGTCTTAGGCTTGGTGCTTCAGACGCTTCGTCTTAAGCGCTCGGTGCATCTTAGCTAGGGGCAACGTGTTGACCACATCGTGGGTAGTGAGCCACCCTTTCCGCGCCATCTTTACCCCAAGCCTGAGAAAAGCCAGGTCGCTACAACGATGCGCGTCGGGATTGATCACACAGAGTACACCTTTTTCCTTGGCTTTCCGCCACCATCTCCAATCCAAATCGAGTCTCCATGGGTGGGCGTTGAGCTCGATCCATGTTCCGGTTGCTGCGGCTTTTTCAATGACCTCTTCGAGATTCACCGGATAAGGATTGCGTGCCAGGAGGAGCCGGCCCGTCGGATGTCCTAGAATGGTA
The genomic region above belongs to Candidatus Methylacidithermus pantelleriae and contains:
- the hprK gene encoding HPr(Ser) kinase/phosphatase codes for the protein MPAASHPTYRRVPEVTVGQFYEHHGRQLHLSLLAGKAGLSRTIREGSVNRPGLALAGYFKYFARHRVQVIGKAENSYIHGLPPEESRKRLSALFEKEIPCLILARSLAAPPIVLEEAEKHSIAVFRSPLQTMRLINAITICLEMDFAPQILEQGSMVDIQGVGVLIKGSSGVGKSECVLSLVERGHTLVSDDATLIRCVEGRELVATAPEQTRFHMEVRGIGIINVASVYGVRGIRLEKRLDLVVTLKEWSEGFEMDRIGLDQGHCEILKIRVPHVTIPVRPGRNLATLVEVAALDQKLRAMGYHAAMEFNERLKSLMRRRGR
- a CDS encoding anthranilate synthase component I family protein yields the protein MTDYVLFRSWDATGMFLEGEGAVEILAGTRENWDEIGAVLARYEPVGPKEAPLFSGGAVGYITYEGEFWFGIYPELRRVPCPGSSCRWQERKASHHHKDRRAGSWELEISPKRWITMVEQAHEYIRSGDIYQVNLSHRMHAPFSGNPYELFEELLAGDPAPGAAFFETPKLVLLSASPELFLRVEGSSIVTRPIKGTRPRGQTPEEDQRLAEELASHSKELAELIMITDLERNDLGVICQWGTVRAPKVAELESFAFVHHLVSTVEGQLRPGTSVGDILRACFPGGSVTGAPKKRAMEIIRELEQAPRGIYTGAFGMIGFQGEMVFTMGIRILVWDGTHLWLQVGSGITIDSESLAEYKETLDKARGLQEALSRWEKGKPNANTKKDLSFLRSPPTPKSRGSPAWWDYVLPKARKRTNSV
- a CDS encoding M16 family metallopeptidase, producing MNYKTVACNGCLHVALATMPHVESVCAGLWLAVGSRHERATLSGISHFVEHLLFKGTRKRTARQISREIEGVGGYLDGFTGEEMTCCYAAAGAKHAELLLDVLFDMVDNPTFPADEIEKERGVILEEIKMYEDQPAQRAQELLNSLLWPDHPLGRPITGFPETVAQIGRKDLVAHWKKYYAQGRLYVVVAGNIDPGKVVDFVLKRASSRRKPVRRSYPVFRDRRSKPGVACLTKPVEQTHLAIGLRGVSRHDPRRLAVKLASVILGENMSSRLFQILREEHGLAYSISSGTCHFADTGALTILAGVETDRALEALQLILRVVASLGRKSPSSAELRRAKEYVIGQLYLGLESTINQMLWVGESLVGYGSVWTPAEYEKAIEAVGPEAVQNVCRYLASDRRLCVAVVGPEPPVEPIQAVASFRP
- a CDS encoding AbrB/MazE/SpoVT family DNA-binding domain-containing protein, translating into MRVIGTTQLSSKGQIVIPDHIRKERGLKPGDQFVVMASGDFVFLKRLRPPSPEQLKALDNLAQSLTKEFQAGSSREEDEAESAQKASAH